A stretch of Allostreptomyces psammosilenae DNA encodes these proteins:
- a CDS encoding ABC transporter substrate-binding protein, producing MFHRRGPRRHGRAAAIGTVALALAAAGCTGSANNGGGGAGGTDADTLIVYTGQAGDWQINFNPYSPTMLEGPGTIFEPLFYYNNLSDSEPTPRLGTDFSWNEDGTELTISLRSDATWTDGEPFTAADVEFTLDMVAENPTLNSTGYAGDAEAVDDTTVRITFEEPAYMEEAQILGKLFIVPEHIWADLEDPATNVMENPVGTGPFTLGQFTPQAFTLTANPDYYDGEPALKNVRYVALSGNQSGADALSAGTIDWQTGPVPDIANVSENYPGYEAITVPMNQTTLMTCSNAEMGCTGPQTDQAVRQAIYYAIDRTQLNALAFENTSSEISPGFALLERDAEYISDQLPEPTAPMSPDTARSDELLQGAGWTKGGDGIYAKDGERLSLTVKVVAGWTDYITAVDTMAQQLKAAGIELVAQQVSWNEWSDARGRGEYQLLIDSLYQGPAADPYFLYSYFFSSDTTAPVGEVAQPNFARYSDPAVDEALAALKSINPEDTAARQAQFDVIQTRIAEAMPYIPVLTGGTTSEYHAEKFTGWPTLDNLYAIPAVWSRPDQSQIFLNLKPAS from the coding sequence ATGTTCCACAGGAGAGGGCCCCGCCGGCACGGGCGCGCGGCGGCGATCGGGACCGTCGCCCTCGCCCTCGCGGCGGCAGGGTGCACGGGCTCGGCGAACAACGGGGGCGGCGGTGCCGGGGGCACCGACGCCGACACCCTCATCGTCTACACCGGACAGGCCGGCGACTGGCAGATCAACTTCAACCCGTACTCCCCCACCATGCTGGAGGGCCCGGGCACGATCTTCGAGCCGCTCTTCTACTACAACAACCTGAGCGACTCCGAGCCCACGCCGCGCCTGGGCACGGACTTCTCCTGGAACGAGGACGGCACGGAGCTGACCATCTCCCTGCGGTCCGACGCCACCTGGACCGACGGCGAGCCCTTCACCGCCGCCGACGTGGAGTTCACCCTCGACATGGTGGCCGAGAACCCCACGCTGAACAGCACCGGTTACGCCGGCGACGCCGAGGCGGTGGACGACACAACCGTCCGGATCACCTTCGAGGAGCCGGCGTACATGGAGGAGGCGCAGATCCTCGGGAAGCTGTTCATCGTCCCCGAGCACATCTGGGCCGACCTGGAGGACCCGGCGACCAACGTGATGGAGAACCCGGTCGGCACCGGGCCCTTCACGCTGGGCCAGTTCACCCCGCAGGCCTTCACGCTCACCGCCAACCCCGACTACTACGACGGGGAGCCGGCGCTGAAGAACGTGCGCTACGTCGCGCTCTCCGGCAACCAGTCCGGCGCCGACGCCCTCTCCGCCGGCACCATCGACTGGCAGACCGGACCGGTGCCGGACATCGCCAACGTCTCCGAGAACTACCCCGGCTACGAGGCCATCACCGTCCCGATGAACCAGACGACGCTGATGACCTGCTCCAACGCGGAGATGGGGTGCACCGGCCCGCAGACCGACCAGGCCGTGCGCCAGGCGATCTACTACGCCATCGACCGCACCCAGCTGAACGCCCTCGCCTTCGAGAACACCTCCAGCGAGATCTCCCCCGGCTTCGCCCTGCTGGAGCGCGACGCCGAGTACATCTCCGACCAGCTGCCCGAGCCCACCGCGCCGATGTCCCCGGACACCGCCCGCTCCGACGAGCTGCTCCAGGGCGCCGGCTGGACCAAGGGCGGCGACGGCATCTACGCCAAGGACGGCGAGCGGCTCTCGCTGACCGTCAAGGTGGTGGCCGGCTGGACCGACTACATCACCGCCGTCGACACCATGGCCCAGCAGCTCAAGGCCGCCGGCATCGAGCTGGTCGCCCAGCAGGTCTCCTGGAACGAGTGGTCCGACGCCCGCGGCCGCGGCGAGTACCAGCTGCTGATCGACTCCCTCTACCAGGGGCCGGCCGCCGACCCCTACTTCCTGTACAGCTACTTCTTCTCCAGCGACACCACCGCCCCGGTCGGTGAGGTCGCCCAGCCGAACTTCGCGCGGTACTCCGACCCTGCCGTGGACGAGGCGCTGGCCGCGCTGAAGAGCATCAACCCCGAGGACACCGCGGCCCGCCAGGCGCAGTTCGACGTCATCCAGACCCGGATCGCCGAGGCGATGCCGTACATCCCGGTCCTCACCGGCGGCACCACCAGCGAGTACCACGCCGAGAAGTTCACCGGCTGGCCCACCCTGGACAACCTCTACGCGATCCCGGCGGTGTGGTCGCGCCCCGACCAGTCCCAGATCTTCCTGAACCTGAAGCCCGCGAGCTGA